One part of the Streptomyces sp. NBC_00286 genome encodes these proteins:
- a CDS encoding PucR family transcriptional regulator — MSAANVNVDMIVRDVARRTQADLENITAEMTSMFVDVIPEFRHDDAVRRLMVASTASNLAAIVDMLALNISIDDITVPPAAAEYARRFAQHGLSLEALLRAYRLGEHMVVQRAMTTLGRLDLPTDAALAATSQIARLTNRYIDQVIEGIIDIYEDERSRWDARSDAARAAQVRAVLDTEGLDLASAEKMLSMSLRGWHLAAIIWSRPGSPDPDAAQLRAGAAMLSAATGKAPLTISADERTYWAWISSTAEPTLNLPLLEHELGKHPALRIAVGDDPSPGLDGFRQTFRDAQRARTVAVTAADPHRALVLHSQVALAGLLVDHLADVRAWAGRVLGDLMNDDGATVRLRETVQVFLDAQGSFTDAAARMHVHKNTVHYRIRKAEEILGHPLTENRLDIEVALLACAQLGLGGADTHPA, encoded by the coding sequence ATGAGCGCCGCCAACGTCAACGTCGACATGATCGTGCGGGACGTCGCCAGGCGCACCCAGGCCGATCTCGAGAACATCACCGCGGAGATGACCTCGATGTTCGTCGACGTCATCCCCGAGTTCCGTCACGACGACGCCGTGCGACGGCTGATGGTCGCCAGCACCGCGTCGAACCTGGCGGCGATCGTCGACATGCTGGCGCTGAACATCTCCATCGACGACATCACCGTCCCGCCGGCCGCGGCGGAGTACGCCCGCCGCTTCGCCCAGCACGGCCTGTCACTGGAGGCACTCCTGCGCGCCTATCGCCTCGGCGAGCACATGGTCGTCCAGCGGGCCATGACCACCCTTGGCCGTCTCGACCTGCCCACCGACGCCGCCCTGGCCGCGACCAGCCAGATCGCGCGACTGACGAACAGGTACATCGACCAGGTCATCGAGGGCATCATCGACATCTACGAGGACGAGCGCAGCCGGTGGGACGCCCGTTCCGACGCGGCCCGCGCCGCCCAGGTCCGCGCGGTGCTCGACACCGAGGGGCTCGACCTCGCATCGGCCGAGAAGATGCTGTCGATGTCTCTGCGTGGCTGGCACCTCGCCGCGATCATCTGGTCGCGGCCTGGTTCACCCGACCCGGACGCGGCCCAACTGCGTGCCGGCGCGGCCATGTTGTCGGCGGCCACGGGCAAGGCCCCGCTGACGATCTCGGCCGACGAACGGACGTACTGGGCATGGATCTCATCCACCGCCGAACCGACCCTCAACCTCCCCCTGCTCGAACATGAACTGGGCAAGCACCCGGCACTCCGGATCGCTGTCGGCGACGACCCGTCCCCCGGGCTCGACGGCTTCCGACAGACCTTCCGGGACGCGCAGCGCGCCCGCACGGTCGCCGTCACCGCGGCCGACCCGCACCGCGCGCTCGTCCTCCACTCCCAGGTCGCACTCGCCGGCCTCCTCGTCGATCACCTCGCCGACGTCAGGGCGTGGGCCGGACGCGTCCTCGGGGACCTCATGAACGATGACGGCGCCACGGTCCGCCTGCGCGAGACCGTGCAGGTGTTCCTCGACGCGCAGGGCAGTTTCACCGACGCCGCCGCACGTATGCACGTCCACAAGAACACAGTCCACTACCGCATACGCAAGGCCGAGGAGATCCTCGGCCACCCGCTCACCGAGAACCGACTGGACATCGAGGTGGCTCTGCTGGCCTGCGCGCAGCTCGGACTCGGAGGAGCGGACACGCATCCGGCGTGA
- a CDS encoding class I adenylate-forming enzyme family protein, with translation MRLNGEEIVQHIAELPDVRAGRNPTGPCIADDREQLDNDAFLKRVRSAASVLRTHGIGIGDVIAVALPNRLELVVIMFAAWRLGAAVTPVNPGLTDAEARHQIEDSGAKVVITDDRGMGTLDVAAFADTPADRSPDAVSPASDALALIIYTSGTTGRPKGVMLDHANIAAMCRMIVHGIGLDETDHSLLVLPLFHVNGIVVSVLSPLLAGGRATIAGRFRAQVFFASVEAARPTYFSAVPAIYAMLVSLPDDVRPDTSSLRRAICGAAPMPAELIARFENRFGVPVVEGYGLSEGTCASTLNPPPASGRGDPHLASLAGPRKPGTVGLPLPGQTVAVMDAEGHLLDAGSVGEVVVRGPNVMRGYLGLPDETARTVVDGWLHTGDVGRFDTDGHLVLVDRIKDMIIRGGENIYPKEIENVLHSHPAVLEAAVVGAPEPVLGEVPVAYVTLLPGAAATAEELVEHCRGSLARVKVPVSVVVTESLPKNPVGKIDKPRLRSFTVSS, from the coding sequence GTGCGACTCAATGGTGAGGAAATCGTGCAGCACATCGCCGAATTGCCGGACGTCCGGGCCGGCCGGAATCCCACCGGACCCTGTATCGCGGATGATCGCGAGCAGCTGGACAACGACGCTTTTCTGAAACGGGTCCGGTCCGCGGCGAGTGTCCTCCGCACTCATGGAATCGGTATCGGCGATGTGATCGCGGTGGCTCTTCCGAACCGTCTGGAACTCGTCGTCATCATGTTCGCGGCATGGCGGCTGGGCGCCGCGGTCACGCCGGTGAATCCCGGGCTGACCGATGCCGAGGCCCGCCATCAGATCGAGGATTCCGGAGCCAAGGTGGTGATCACCGATGACCGCGGCATGGGAACCCTGGACGTGGCCGCGTTCGCCGACACTCCCGCTGACCGGTCCCCGGACGCCGTCTCCCCCGCCTCCGACGCCCTCGCTCTGATCATCTACACGAGCGGGACCACCGGGCGCCCGAAGGGCGTCATGCTCGACCACGCCAACATCGCCGCGATGTGCCGGATGATCGTCCACGGCATCGGTCTGGACGAGACCGATCACAGTCTGCTGGTTCTGCCGTTGTTCCACGTCAACGGGATCGTGGTGAGCGTGCTGTCGCCCCTGCTGGCCGGTGGGCGGGCGACGATCGCGGGGCGTTTCCGGGCGCAGGTCTTCTTCGCCTCGGTCGAGGCCGCGCGGCCGACGTACTTCTCGGCGGTACCGGCGATCTACGCCATGCTCGTCTCGTTGCCGGACGACGTACGCCCGGACACCTCGTCGCTGCGCCGGGCGATCTGCGGGGCCGCGCCGATGCCCGCCGAGCTGATCGCCCGGTTCGAGAACCGGTTCGGGGTGCCGGTCGTCGAGGGCTACGGGCTGTCCGAGGGCACCTGCGCGTCGACGCTGAACCCTCCCCCAGCCTCCGGCCGGGGGGACCCCCATCTCGCTTCGCTCGCCGGGCCGCGCAAGCCGGGGACGGTCGGGCTCCCGCTGCCGGGGCAGACGGTGGCCGTGATGGACGCCGAGGGCCATCTCCTCGACGCCGGGTCGGTGGGCGAGGTGGTGGTCCGTGGCCCGAACGTCATGCGCGGCTATCTCGGGCTGCCGGACGAGACGGCCAGGACCGTCGTCGACGGCTGGCTGCACACCGGCGACGTCGGGCGCTTCGACACGGACGGCCATCTCGTTCTGGTCGACCGGATCAAGGACATGATCATCCGAGGCGGAGAGAACATCTACCCCAAGGAGATCGAGAACGTCCTGCACAGCCACCCGGCGGTGCTGGAAGCGGCGGTGGTCGGCGCGCCCGAACCGGTGCTCGGTGAGGTGCCGGTCGCGTACGTCACGCTGCTGCCGGGTGCCGCCGCCACGGCCGAGGAGCTCGTCGAGCACTGCCGCGGCTCGCTGGCCCGCGTCAAGGTACCGGTGTCGGTCGTGGTCACCGAGTCGCTGCCGAAGAATCCGGTGGGGAAGATCGACAAACCCCGCCTGCGCTCATTCACCGTGAGCTCGTAA